CGGCCAGCGCCCGCTCCATCGGGGTCCCGGCGGCGTGCGCGCCCGCGGCGGGGTCGTGGAGCGGCACGCAGGCCAGCAGCCGTTCATGGCAGAGCTTCGCCCCGGCGAGGTCGCGCGAGCGCCCGAAGACCGCCGGATACCAGTCGTCGGTGTAGGTCCCCCAGGTCATCCACTGGGTGCTCAGCTCCAGTTCCTCGGGGGTGGCGTCCGGGTCGATGCCCGCCGCGCAGAGCGCGAAGTCGAAACCGCGCAGCATCGTTTCGTCCCAGAGGCCGTCCAGCAGCCCCATCTGCCGCGCCCAGGCGATGGACTGCTCCAGGGCGCCGTGGCGGTACGGGCTCAGCGACAGCGGGAACGGCAGCTCGAAGTCCGGCACCCGGGAGTCGACCCGCTGGTGGGGCAGATGGGTGAGGGAGCGGAGCCGCTGAGCCGCCGGGCGTCCGAAGAGGGTCCGGATGTCGAGCGCGGAGATCCCGATCGGCCCGCCGGGGTTGCCCGCGTCCACCAGTCCCTCGTTCATGTACCGGCTGGACCGCAGATGCCACTCGTGGCCGCCCGACTGCCAGTCCTGGAGCCCCTTCGTGTAGAGCGCGATCGCGGCGCAGTCGGAGGGCGGCAGATCCAGCTCCGCGCAGAGCCGCGGCACCTCGGTGAGGGCGGTGTTCTCGAACTGCTGGAGCCGTGAGGTCAGCAGGTCGTTGACGGTCTCGGCGGCCTCCTGCGTGGTGCAGCCGAGGAAGGTCTCCAGGACCAGGACACCATTGCTCAGCTCACCCTCGTCCTCGACCTCCCGCTGGTACGAGAAGAGGTCGTTGCGCAGGTGCACCGCGTCGGCGAAGGTGTCCGTGAGGACCCGCAGCGGACGCGAGCCGGCCACCGCGGCGGGCACCTCGGCCCCCACCGCGTACTCCACGAGCTGCGCCGACCAGGGCGCCCCGCCGACCTTGCGGCGCATCTCGATGTACTCGACGGGGTTGGCCACCCGGCCCTCGTGGATGTTGGACAGCTCCCAGAGGGACTCGTTCAGCAGATTGCGGGTGGACTCGGTGAACCGGGCCCGCCAGGCCGGTGACATGGCGGGGACGGTGCGCGTCCAGAGGTCCGCGAGGCCCGCCTCCACCGGGTTGGTCGCCGGGGGAGCGGCCTCGGCCGGGTCCAGCGGCATGAAGGCGGGCAGCCGGTCCAGATACGCCTTGCCGCCCGCCCGGTCCAGGGAGCGTTTGAACTGCTCCAGGAAGTGGTCGTCGAAGAAGAAGACCCAGGTGTACCAGTCGGTCACCAGATTCAGGGCCTCGGCGTCGCACTCCGGGTGGGTGTAGGCGCAGAGCAGCGCGTAGTCGTGCGCGTCGAGGTCGCGGGTCTCCCAGACGCCCGAGCCCTCCAGCATGCCCATCTCGCGCGCCCACGCACGGGTGTGGGCACGGGCGGTCTCGACATGGGGATTGAGCCGTGCCGGGTACGGCACGTAGAAGTCGGGCAGGACAAAGGGCTGTGCCATGACGGGCGGGGCCTCTCCGGGCAGAACGGACGTGATACCGCCCAGCCTTACCCGTCGCCCGGATGGCGCACGCGATCACCGAAATAGTCACACGAAATGATGAACGGGCCGCCGGTTTTCGCACCGGCGGTCCCCTTCGTCCCCCTGCCGGCCTCAGTGCACCGGCCGCACATCCGAAGCCTTCACAAAAGCGACCCGGTGACCGAACTGGATCTCGTAGTACAGCTCCGCACCCCGCACCACCCGGTGCCCCGACGGGTCGAACGTCTTCGCGTAGAAGTACTCACCGCGCACCAGATCCCCCGCCACATAGCGCTGACCGGCGGGGAGGGAGTAGGGGTAGGGCGCGAGCGGCTGCACCGGGACGCCCTCGGGGTAGGCCGCCGGCTCCGGATAGGCCCGCCCGTACACCGGCACCTCGGCCGGACCCGGCCGCGGAGCGATCAGCACACCCCGTGAACCCACCGCGGTCGGCTGCTCCGGCGGGTTGTGGAACCACGCCTTCTGCCCCAGGTACCAGATCGCCGTCCACGCCCCCTGACGCTCGGCCACCGCGAACCGCTGACCCGTCGACGCCCGCGCCCCCGTGTCGTTGACCTGCGTGGTCGAGTCCTCGCCGCCCGGCCGCAGCCCGATGTCACGGACCAGCGGCGCGTCGGGGGACGGAGCGGTGTGCAGCCGGACCGCGCCCGAGCCGTGCGGCGCGCACACCTCGCCCGGCCTGGCGCAGCCCGTGAACACCGGCTGGTGCCGCGCGTACTCCGGACGGACCGTCACCACCCGCGCCCACGGCCCCGCCGTCGCCCGGAAGGGCTTGCCCAGCAGGGTGAAGTAGTGGTCCCAGTCCCAGTACGGGCCCGGGTCCGTGTGCATCCCCCGGATCGTCGCCGCCGTCGTCCCCGGCACATTGTCGTGCCCGAGGATGTGCTGCCGGTCCAGCGGAATGTCGTACTTCCGCGCCAGATACCGCACCAGCCGTGCCGACGACCGGTACATCGCCTCCGTGTACCAGGTGTCCGGCGCCGTCAGGAAACCCTCGTGCTCCAGCCCGATGGAGTGGGCGTTGACGAACCAGTTGCCCGCGTGCCAGGCGACATCCCGCAACGGGACATGCTGCGCGATGTGCCCGTCGGACGCGCGCAGACTGTACTGCCACGACACATACGCCGGGTTCTGCACCAGCCGCAGGGTGGTGTCCCAGGTGGCCTCCGTGTCGTGCACCACGATGTAGCGGATCTTCTGCGAGCGGGGCCGCTCCGACCGGTCGTGGTTGCCGTACCCGCCGCCGGGCAGCTCCTGGTACGGCGCCGGGAGCCACTCGCAGGACACCGTCCGCGGACACTCCGTCCCCTGCGCGCGCGCCTCCCGCAGCCCGAGCCCGGAGAGCCGGCCCGGAGCGGGGACGGCCGACGGATCGGCCGCGAGCACGACCCGCGCCCCGCTGTCCGTCGTCCGGGCCGCGCCCGAGCGGATCACCGAGAAGACGTCGTCCGCGTAGGCGCGCGCGGTCGCCGTGTCGTCGGCGCCCGAGAACAGCGCCACCGCGCCGTACCAGTCGGCAGCCGAACCGCCCGCCGGACGGTCCAGCCGCCGCTGCGCATCGGCCAGCAGCGCCGCGCCGCCGCGCACATTGGCGACCGGGTCGGAACGCAGCCGTCCGGCGTCGATGCCCGAGAGCCGCGCCGCCCGTTCCAGGGTGCGCAGCCGCTCGGGCGGGGTGCCCGCCGCGAGCCCCGGGGGAAGGGCGGCCCCGGTCGCGGACACCACCGGCGGACGGCGGTCGTCGCCGCGCCGGTCCTCCTCGCCCCCGGGGTGGCGGTGAGGAGCGCCGGCCGGACCCGCCGCCTCGCGGAGCGCGGTCCGCGCATCGGTCAGATGCATCGGGCCGTAACCGCCGCTGACACTCGGCGCGCCGCCGTGCCCGTCCCAGCGGGACTGGAGATACGCGACACCGAGCAGCACCTCACGGGGCACCCGGTACGCGGCGGCGGCGGAGGTGAACGCCTCCATGAGCGAGCCGGGCGCCGCCGCCGGGGCCGACGGCCGGGGAGCGGCAGCCGCCCCTCCCTGGCCCATGAGCCCCGCCGACAGCAGCGGCAGCAGCAGCGCCACGGACGCCGCCTGCACACCCGCGCCGCGGAGGCGGCGCGCGACCGGGGCCGGTCTGTGACCGCGGCCCGGCGCGGAACCGGCCACCGGACCGGACCGGGGACCGGAAGCGGACAGGGGGCCCGGCACGGGGCCGGGGCTGGATACAGGGTCGGGTACAGGACCTGATACGGCGTCGGACACGGGCAAGGCGGCCTCCTGGGAGGGACAGGGCACGCGCGGGGCGGACGCGCGGGGCGCGAACCGGGAGCGAGACACCACGCATATCCACCCCGGCCCGATCCGTCAATCACCCCGCGCCGTGCCGGACGGCCGTCCACACCCTTTCGGTCGCGTCCCAAATGCCCCTTCAGGAACAGGAGTTCACCGACATGACCCTGTCGAACACCGGAACGGATCAGTGTGATCGGCCGGGCCGGCCGGAAGCGGTTCGACCGCGTGGCCGAGGAGTGACGGCGGACGTGCGGAGGGTCGGATTCCCCCGTGAGGTGACCTCCCCGTTCGAGAACGCGGCACTCGACCGGGGCCGCGCCCGGCCCGCTCAACGTCCGGCGCCCGGCAGCGCGACGGCCCCCGGCGGCGTCCCCCGGCGGCTCCGGCCTCGCCACCGCCGCCCGGCGACCCGGGCCCTCGTCACCGTCCAGGACGAACGGGACACCATGCTGACCGTCGGGATCGGTCTGCTCTCCCTCTCCGCCCCGCTGATGCTCCGGGCCGCCGTCTCCCAGCGGCCGGGACCCACCCCGCCCGCCCAGTGGATCAGCGTCTCCGAGGACGCTCCGGTGCACGCCTGGCAGGGGCGCGGAAGGCGACAGCACCCGCCCACAACACGATCGAACGCGTCCACCGCACGGCGACCCGGAGCACCGGCTCCCTCGGCAGGAGATCCGCACCGTCCGCTCCCCGGCCGTGACGGCCCGCCCGGACCCGGTCGGCGGCATCCCGGTGGTCCTGCCGCCCGGCTTCCCGCTCCGCGAGCCCATCGCCCGCTCCACCGCGGCCCGGACCCGCTGAGACGGCCGGGCCGGGGCCGCGGCGTGTCGGCCACCGGCTGCCCGGACACGGCCGCGCCGCGCGCCCGGTGCACCTCCGGACACGCGGCGCGGCTCCCCTCCGGAGCGGCCCTCAGCGGGTGCCGACCGCCGCCCGTACGGCCCTGCGCGCCAGGGCGCAGTCGTCGTGCAGCCGCCGCAGCAGCAGCCGCTGCTCCTCACCCGCGGACAGCCCGTTCGGCGAGATGACGGCCGGACCCGGAGTCGCCTCCCGCATCGTGCGCTGCACGGCCGTCTCATAGGTGCGGATCTCACGCGTCAGCACCAGCATCAGATTCACCAGAAAGGCGTCACGGGCGTCCGGCCCCGCGAGCTGGGCCGCCTGGCTCACCCGCCGCCGCGCCGCCGGGGCGTCGCCGAGCACCGCCCAGAGCGTGGCCAGGTCGTACCCCGGCAGATACCACCCGGCGTGCTCCCAGTCGACCAGCACCGGACCCGCCGGGGACAGCAGGACGTTGGAGAGCAGGGCGTCCCCATGGCAGAACTGGCTGATGCCCTGCCGCCCGCCGGACTGCGCCAGACCGTGCAGCAGCTTCTGGAGGTCCCCGAGATCGCGGTCGGTGAACAGCCCCAGCTCGTGGTAGCGCGTGATCCGCGAGGCGTAGTCCAGCGGCCGGTCGAACAGCTCGGCCGGTGGCCGCCAGCTGTTGAGACGGGTGATCGCGGCGAGCACGGCGGCGGAGTCGGCCCGGGGCGGGGCCTCCGACGGATGCCGCGAGAGCGCCGCCGGACGGCCCGGCATCCGCTCGATCACCAGGGTGCAGTTCTCGGGGTCGGCGGCGACCAGCCGGGGCGCGCGCACCGGGGGCCGCTGCCGGACGAAGGTCCGGTAGACAGCTATTTCATGGCGGAATCGCTCCACCCAGACGGACGAGCGGTCCAGCAGGCACTTGGCGACCGCGGTCGACCGGCCCGTCGTCCCGACGATCAGCACGGACCGCCCGCTCCGGCGCAGGACCTGCACCGGGTGGAACTCCGGGCAGATCCGGTGCACCGAGGCGACCGCCATGCGCAGCTGTGTGCCCTGCGCGCCCGACAGGTCGATTCTTCCGCCGACGGGCGCGCCGGCGACCGTGGCCGCCCTGCGCGACCGGGCGGCGCCCACCGGGTCCGCGTACGGTCCAGCACCCGCCGCGGCGGCCGGGCGCCGCGGCCGGTACGGGGCGGACACGGAGGACGATGCTGTGTACATGGGGGTGACAGATCCCTTCGTGCGCCGACGGATGTGCGTGCGCCACCCCGGCCGGACGGCCGTCCGCACCCTGGGGAATGCGTGGCCGCCGGGCCGTGGATGACGCGTTCCTAACTCACACCACGGAACGGGTGGCACACCATCTGGCGAACCCTGGCGAACCCTGGCGAATAGTCGCCACCCCCCTGACGGGGGGTTACTGTCAACTCAGCCGAGAACCTGGGGGCTTGACGTGAGCGGAGTACCCAACACCCGCCTGTGCGACCTGTTCGGCCTGGCCGGCTGGTCCAAGGGCGAACTCGCGAGACTCGTGAACCGGCAGGCGGCGGCCATGGGCCACCCCCAGCTCGCCACGGACACCTCGCGGGTCAGGCGCTGGATCGACATGGGGGAGACCCCGCGCGATCCGGTGCCCCGGGTGCTGGCCGCCCTGTTCACCGAGCGGCTCGGCCGTGTCGTGACCATCGAGGATCTCGGGTTTGTACGGAACGGGCGAGCGGGCAGACGCAAGGCGGCGCAGGACGCCGGCGACCCTGACGGCCTGCCGATGTCACCCGGCCGGACGGCTGCGGTCCTCACCGAATTCACGGGAATGGACCTCATGCTCAACCGACGCGGCTTGGTGGGCGCGGGCGCCGCGCTCGCCGCGGGATCGTCGCTCAGCAGTGCCATGCGCGACTGGCTGAACTCCGATCCGGCACTCGCCCAGGACGCCCCCTACTCCGAGAATCCCCTCCACGCCGACCCGGCCGGATACGACCGCTATGAGGCGGCGCCCATCGGCTCCCAGGAGATCGAGGCGCTGGAACGCTCCGTCGAGGTCTTCCGCGCCTGGGACGCCGCCCGCGGCGGCGGCCTCCAGCGCAAGGCCGTGGTGGGCCAGCTCAACGAGGTGGGCGGCATGCTCTCCTACCGCCACCCCGAACACCTCCAGCGGCGCCTGTGGGGCGTCGCCGCCAACCTCGCCGTGCTCGCGGGCTGGATGTCCCACGACATCGGCCTGGAGCCCACGGCACAGAAGTACTTCATCATCGCCGCCCACGCCGCACGCGAGGGCGGCGACCGGCCGCGCGCCGGAGAGGCGCTCTCCCGGGCCGCCCGGCAGATGGTGCACCTGGGCCGCCCCGACGACGCACTCGATCTGATGAAACTCGCCCAGTCGGGCTCCGGCGACGAGACCCTGCCCCGCACCCGCGCCATGCTCTACACCATCGAGGCATGGGCCCAGGCGTCCATGGGCCAGGGACAGGCCGTCCGCAGAACCCTCGGCAAGGCGGAGGAGCTGTTCGTCTCCGACAAGGGCGATGTGCCCCCGCCCAGTTGGATGCAGATGTTCGACGAGGCCGATCTGCACGGCATGGAGGCCCTGGCCTACCGCACCCTCGCCGACCACGACCCCACCGCCGCGACCATCGCCCAGGGACACGCCCGCAAGGCCCTGGAACTGCGCGCCAGCGGACACCAGCGGTCACAGATCTTCGACTACATCTCCATGGCGTCGGCCAGCTTCATCGCCGACGAGCCCGAACAGGCCGACCGCTACGCCCGGCTGGCCCTGGTCTCCATGGGGGAGACCTCCTCGCACCGGACCTGGGA
The nucleotide sequence above comes from Streptomyces clavuligerus. Encoded proteins:
- a CDS encoding DNA-binding protein NsdB, with translation MSGVPNTRLCDLFGLAGWSKGELARLVNRQAAAMGHPQLATDTSRVRRWIDMGETPRDPVPRVLAALFTERLGRVVTIEDLGFVRNGRAGRRKAAQDAGDPDGLPMSPGRTAAVLTEFTGMDLMLNRRGLVGAGAALAAGSSLSSAMRDWLNSDPALAQDAPYSENPLHADPAGYDRYEAAPIGSQEIEALERSVEVFRAWDAARGGGLQRKAVVGQLNEVGGMLSYRHPEHLQRRLWGVAANLAVLAGWMSHDIGLEPTAQKYFIIAAHAAREGGDRPRAGEALSRAARQMVHLGRPDDALDLMKLAQSGSGDETLPRTRAMLYTIEAWAQASMGQGQAVRRTLGKAEELFVSDKGDVPPPSWMQMFDEADLHGMEALAYRTLADHDPTAATIAQGHARKALELRASGHQRSQIFDYISMASASFIADEPEQADRYARLALVSMGETSSHRTWDRLREMYRLTGQYAGYHRIEELRREIRLALPNSPSLKARNAEV
- a CDS encoding aminoglycoside phosphotransferase family protein is translated as MYTASSSVSAPYRPRRPAAAAGAGPYADPVGAARSRRAATVAGAPVGGRIDLSGAQGTQLRMAVASVHRICPEFHPVQVLRRSGRSVLIVGTTGRSTAVAKCLLDRSSVWVERFRHEIAVYRTFVRQRPPVRAPRLVAADPENCTLVIERMPGRPAALSRHPSEAPPRADSAAVLAAITRLNSWRPPAELFDRPLDYASRITRYHELGLFTDRDLGDLQKLLHGLAQSGGRQGISQFCHGDALLSNVLLSPAGPVLVDWEHAGWYLPGYDLATLWAVLGDAPAARRRVSQAAQLAGPDARDAFLVNLMLVLTREIRTYETAVQRTMREATPGPAVISPNGLSAGEEQRLLLRRLHDDCALARRAVRAAVGTR
- a CDS encoding N-acetylmuramoyl-L-alanine amidase, with product MAGSAPGRGHRPAPVARRLRGAGVQAASVALLLPLLSAGLMGQGGAAAAPRPSAPAAAPGSLMEAFTSAAAAYRVPREVLLGVAYLQSRWDGHGGAPSVSGGYGPMHLTDARTALREAAGPAGAPHRHPGGEEDRRGDDRRPPVVSATGAALPPGLAAGTPPERLRTLERAARLSGIDAGRLRSDPVANVRGGAALLADAQRRLDRPAGGSAADWYGAVALFSGADDTATARAYADDVFSVIRSGAARTTDSGARVVLAADPSAVPAPGRLSGLGLREARAQGTECPRTVSCEWLPAPYQELPGGGYGNHDRSERPRSQKIRYIVVHDTEATWDTTLRLVQNPAYVSWQYSLRASDGHIAQHVPLRDVAWHAGNWFVNAHSIGLEHEGFLTAPDTWYTEAMYRSSARLVRYLARKYDIPLDRQHILGHDNVPGTTAATIRGMHTDPGPYWDWDHYFTLLGKPFRATAGPWARVVTVRPEYARHQPVFTGCARPGEVCAPHGSGAVRLHTAPSPDAPLVRDIGLRPGGEDSTTQVNDTGARASTGQRFAVAERQGAWTAIWYLGQKAWFHNPPEQPTAVGSRGVLIAPRPGPAEVPVYGRAYPEPAAYPEGVPVQPLAPYPYSLPAGQRYVAGDLVRGEYFYAKTFDPSGHRVVRGAELYYEIQFGHRVAFVKASDVRPVH
- a CDS encoding terpene synthase family protein, coding for MAQPFVLPDFYVPYPARLNPHVETARAHTRAWAREMGMLEGSGVWETRDLDAHDYALLCAYTHPECDAEALNLVTDWYTWVFFFDDHFLEQFKRSLDRAGGKAYLDRLPAFMPLDPAEAAPPATNPVEAGLADLWTRTVPAMSPAWRARFTESTRNLLNESLWELSNIHEGRVANPVEYIEMRRKVGGAPWSAQLVEYAVGAEVPAAVAGSRPLRVLTDTFADAVHLRNDLFSYQREVEDEGELSNGVLVLETFLGCTTQEAAETVNDLLTSRLQQFENTALTEVPRLCAELDLPPSDCAAIALYTKGLQDWQSGGHEWHLRSSRYMNEGLVDAGNPGGPIGISALDIRTLFGRPAAQRLRSLTHLPHQRVDSRVPDFELPFPLSLSPYRHGALEQSIAWARQMGLLDGLWDETMLRGFDFALCAAGIDPDATPEELELSTQWMTWGTYTDDWYPAVFGRSRDLAGAKLCHERLLACVPLHDPAAGAHAAGTPMERALADLWARTAGPMGMARRRQFVAALTEMLESWLWELHNRVQHRVPDPVDYLEMRRATFGADLTMLFGRLRRDTTIPAEVFASGTLRTLERSAQDWCTLLNDIHSYRKEIETEGEPNNAVLVVRTFFGCDDASAVDVVHDLMRGRLRQFLHVKEDELPVLYEDLALSGTERAAVGRYVGELEDFQAAMFNWHRTVRRYGAEDPAPGSPLLGPPTGLGTSAARLASALAR